The following proteins are encoded in a genomic region of Anomaloglossus baeobatrachus isolate aAnoBae1 chromosome 6, aAnoBae1.hap1, whole genome shotgun sequence:
- the METTL6 gene encoding tRNA N(3)-cytidine methyltransferase METTL6, whose translation MASSCLGVDEAEGDTHSPCGRSSSLEVPFQKKTDKLDFPTNYVAPSVLTDVTLVSQFKQLKLEKEAQKNWDLFYKRNSTNFFKDRHWTTREFEEFKACREFENQRLIMLEAGCGVGNCLFPLLQEDPNLFVYACDFSPRAIQFVKQNSCYNPDTCKAFQCDLTEDNLTDEIPADTVDVATLIFVLSAIHPDKMHLAVENIYKVLKPGGCVLFRDYGLNDHAMLRFKSGNRLGENFYVRQDGTRSYFFTTEYLQLLFSKAGYREVSNEYVLRETVNKKEGLCVPRVFVQSKFHKPQ comes from the exons ATGGCCTCCAGTTGTCTGGGTGTGGACGAGGCAGAGGGAGATACGCACTCTCCTTGTGGAAGATCGTCCTCTTTAGAAGTACCCTTTCAGAAAAAGACTGATAAGTTAGACTTTCCAACCAATTATGTGGCCCCGAGCGTCCTGACCGATGTTACACTGGTGTCTCAATTCAAGCAACTCAAGTTGGAAAAAGAAGCACAAAAGAACTGGGACCTTTTCTACAAGAGAAATAGCACCAATTTCTTCAAGGACAGACACTGGACAACCAGGGAGTTTGAGGAATTTAAAGCATGCAGGGAG TTTGAGAACCAAAGGCTAATTATGTTAGAAGCTGGTTGTGGCGTTGGAAACTGTTTATTTCCATTATTACAAGAAGACCCTAACCTCTTTGTATACGCTTGTGACTTTTCTCCTAGAGCCATACAGTTTGTAAAG CAAAATTCCTGTTACAATCCAGATACCTGCAAAGCCTTCCAGTGTGATCTGACAGAGGACAATCTGACAGACGAGATCCCGGCAGACACTGTGGATGTGGCGACGTTAATCTTTGTCCTCTCTGCTATCCATCCAGACAAAATGCACCTTGCCGTGGAAAATATTTACAAG GTGTTAAAACCAGGCGGCTGCGTTTTATTCCGGGACTACGGGCTGAACGACCATGCCATGTTACGCTTTAAATCGGGAAACAGACTTGGAGAAAACTTTTACGTCCGTCAAGATGGAACCCGGTCTTATTTTTTCACTACAG AATACTTGCAACTTCTTTTCTCCAAAGCCGGGTACAGGGAAGTCTCCAATGAGTACGTGCTGCGAGAGACGGTGAACAAGAAGGAAGGACTCTGTGTGCCTCGGGTTTTCGTTCAAAGCAAATTTCATAAACCTCAGTGA